One window of Nocardia sp. NBC_00508 genomic DNA carries:
- a CDS encoding winged helix-turn-helix transcriptional regulator codes for MRSANEPKPPRGRDDPANAPLLATMDLLGQRWMLRILWELEPDRLGFLELRRRMGNCSSSMLSVRLQHLQSAGLIAKNPDKSYELTTAGSELGTALGSLWDWSRRWRVTPTDTQAD; via the coding sequence ATGAGAAGCGCAAACGAACCGAAGCCGCCGCGCGGCAGGGACGACCCGGCGAACGCGCCGCTGCTGGCCACGATGGACCTGCTCGGCCAACGCTGGATGCTGCGCATCCTGTGGGAGCTGGAACCCGACCGCCTGGGCTTCCTCGAATTGCGCCGCCGCATGGGCAACTGCTCGTCGAGCATGCTCTCGGTGCGACTGCAACACTTGCAATCCGCGGGCCTGATCGCGAAGAACCCCGACAAGTCCTACGAATTGACCACCGCGGGCAGCGAACTCGGCACCGCACTCGGCTCGCTCTGGGACTGGTCCCGCCGCTGGCGGGTAACCCCGACCGACACACAGGCCGACTGA